Proteins from a single region of Belliella baltica DSM 15883:
- a CDS encoding GNAT family N-acetyltransferase, protein MNYTIRNCEENDLKDLVLLCAAHAEYEKGEFDPSGKVEALRSGIFDLPKRLNCWVVEVDGKIEGFSTYTFDYSTWDAASFLYMDCLFLNEKIRGKGVGTAIMKRIQAVAKEDNCVNIQWQTPEFNALAIKFYVGLGSVGKQKMRFFMKP, encoded by the coding sequence ATGAACTACACTATAAGAAATTGCGAAGAAAATGACCTTAAAGATCTTGTGTTGCTATGTGCAGCCCATGCCGAATATGAAAAAGGTGAATTTGATCCATCAGGAAAAGTAGAAGCCCTTCGCTCAGGGATTTTTGATCTTCCCAAAAGATTGAATTGTTGGGTGGTAGAAGTAGATGGAAAAATTGAGGGTTTCAGCACATATACTTTTGATTATTCTACATGGGATGCAGCATCATTTCTATATATGGACTGTCTTTTTCTCAATGAAAAGATTCGAGGAAAGGGCGTTGGGACAGCAATAATGAAACGAATACAAGCTGTTGCTAAGGAAGATAACTGTGTGAATATCCAATGGCAAACTCCTGAATTCAACGCTTTGGCTATCAAATTTTATGTCGGTCTAGGAAGTGTTGGTAAACAAAAAATGAGATTCTTTATGAAGCCTTGA
- a CDS encoding S41 family peptidase, whose amino-acid sequence MKLLRIKSGLLLSLLIFLTVFSSCKEEEEMTPAVDDKPTAEETANIRINNWIKDVMDEVYFWLEDMKTPIVNTSDPTSYFESFLFKPTDRFSAIYPNYQELISGLSGVSTESGYEITLLRESNENENVVALITYVKKASPAANENLKRGDLISQINGTTMTLANYQSVLRQRSSQHSVTFRRANDDGAFGAPQTVSLNSIEIEENPNFLDTVYTIENQKIGYVVYHFFAPGVVNSATNQIDNRYDAQMDEIFAKFKAENINQLIIDFRYNGGGYVSSAVNLASLIVPNYTPEKVFSKTKYNSFLSGFSNFQNIQTKFRDKSQNIGNQLGDGKIYVLTSSRTASASELIINGLKPYLDVVVIGAKTTGKNVGSVALEDEDNPNNSYGLLPIVSKSFNSLDQSDYGTGFIPNEEVIEFEFFPWREFGDTRDPLLSAAIRRITGSSTSAGRLQREQRIMVGSSLDAKIRNGILLEDNSNFKKYLEN is encoded by the coding sequence ATGAAGCTATTAAGAATTAAATCAGGATTATTATTAAGTCTCTTAATATTCCTTACTGTATTTTCTTCTTGCAAAGAAGAAGAAGAAATGACACCTGCTGTTGACGATAAGCCAACTGCAGAAGAGACTGCAAACATCCGAATAAATAATTGGATAAAAGATGTGATGGATGAAGTATATTTCTGGTTGGAAGACATGAAAACCCCAATAGTGAATACTTCTGATCCAACAAGTTACTTTGAGTCATTTTTGTTTAAACCCACAGATAGATTCTCTGCTATCTACCCCAATTACCAAGAATTGATAAGCGGACTCTCTGGAGTTTCTACTGAATCTGGTTATGAAATAACTTTACTGAGAGAAAGTAACGAAAATGAAAATGTAGTCGCTCTAATTACATATGTCAAAAAAGCTAGTCCAGCTGCCAATGAAAACCTGAAAAGAGGGGATCTAATTAGTCAAATTAATGGTACTACCATGACCTTGGCAAATTATCAAAGTGTTTTACGCCAAAGATCTAGCCAACATTCAGTTACATTTAGAAGAGCCAATGACGATGGTGCTTTTGGAGCTCCTCAAACAGTTTCATTGAATTCCATTGAAATTGAAGAAAATCCTAATTTCTTAGATACAGTTTATACCATTGAAAACCAGAAAATAGGGTATGTCGTTTACCACTTTTTTGCTCCAGGAGTGGTCAATTCTGCCACCAACCAGATAGACAACAGATATGACGCTCAAATGGACGAAATTTTCGCAAAGTTTAAGGCTGAAAATATTAATCAACTTATAATTGATTTTAGATACAATGGAGGGGGCTATGTTTCAAGTGCTGTAAACTTAGCGAGTTTGATCGTGCCGAATTATACTCCTGAGAAAGTTTTTTCCAAAACTAAATACAATAGTTTCTTATCTGGCTTTTCAAATTTCCAAAATATTCAAACAAAGTTTAGAGATAAATCCCAAAACATTGGAAATCAACTTGGTGATGGGAAAATATATGTTTTGACGAGCTCAAGAACAGCATCAGCTAGTGAATTAATAATCAATGGTCTAAAACCATATTTAGACGTAGTCGTAATTGGTGCAAAAACTACAGGTAAAAATGTCGGTTCTGTTGCGCTGGAAGATGAAGACAATCCAAACAATTCCTATGGACTTCTCCCAATTGTCTCCAAAAGTTTCAACAGCTTAGATCAGTCAGATTATGGAACAGGATTTATTCCTAACGAGGAAGTGATAGAATTCGAATTTTTCCCTTGGAGAGAGTTCGGAGATACAAGAGATCCGCTACTTAGTGCTGCGATAAGAAGAATTACAGGCTCTTCTACATCTGCCGGTAGATTACAAAGAGAACAGAGAATTATGGTTGGTTCTTCATTAGATGCAAAAATCAGAAATGGGATTTTGCTAGAAGACAATTCAAATTTCAAAAAATATCTAGAAAATTAA
- a CDS encoding cell division ATP-binding protein FtsE, with protein MDFNSDPIIKVQDAGIFQGLDAILHDVNFSIEKKEFVFLIGRTGSGKSSLLKTLYADLPLRMGEAEIVGFNLNKIKNKEVPFLRRKLGIVFQDFQLFPDRTVAENIFFVMKATGWKDKTKMKNRMAEVLMLVNLGDAATKMPHQLSGGEQQRVVIARALINDPAILLADEPTGNLDPDVADGVFKLFQEINQQGTAILMATHNHDLLRKYPYRVLKCEKGLLLDSKTSDISINTSY; from the coding sequence ATGGATTTCAATAGTGACCCTATTATCAAAGTACAAGATGCTGGAATTTTTCAGGGATTAGATGCTATTTTGCATGATGTCAACTTTAGTATCGAGAAAAAAGAATTTGTTTTTTTGATTGGAAGAACGGGTAGCGGAAAAAGTTCGCTGTTGAAAACACTTTATGCTGATCTTCCTTTGCGTATGGGTGAAGCAGAAATTGTAGGATTCAACCTCAATAAAATAAAAAATAAAGAAGTCCCTTTTCTCAGAAGGAAGTTGGGGATTGTTTTTCAGGATTTTCAGTTGTTCCCTGACAGGACTGTAGCCGAAAATATTTTTTTTGTCATGAAAGCTACAGGTTGGAAAGACAAAACAAAAATGAAAAACAGAATGGCTGAAGTCCTAATGCTAGTTAATTTGGGTGATGCAGCCACAAAAATGCCACATCAACTTTCCGGTGGTGAGCAACAAAGAGTAGTGATAGCAAGAGCATTGATCAATGACCCAGCAATATTACTTGCTGACGAACCTACGGGTAATCTTGATCCGGATGTAGCTGATGGCGTTTTTAAACTCTTTCAAGAAATCAACCAACAGGGAACAGCAATATTAATGGCAACTCACAACCATGATTTATTAAGAAAATATCCATACAGAGTCCTCAAATGTGAAAAAGGTTTGCTCCTAGATAGCAAAACGTCTGACATTTCAATCAACACCTCTTATTGA
- the fsa gene encoding fructose-6-phosphate aldolase, with amino-acid sequence MKFFIDTANLDEIREAYDLGVLDGVTTNPSLMAKEGISGDANVRAHYKAICDIVDDKVSAEVISTDFEGMIKEGKELAKIDDKIVVKIPMIKDGVKAIKYFHSEGIRTNCTLVFSAGQAILAAKAGASYLSPFIGRLDDISYDGLELIEQIVHIYQTYGFATEVLAASVRHTMHLIKCAELGADVVTCPLKVITGLLKHPLTDSGLATFLADHAKAAGK; translated from the coding sequence ATGAAATTCTTTATTGACACTGCAAACCTTGATGAAATCAGAGAAGCTTATGATCTTGGAGTCTTAGATGGAGTTACGACCAACCCCTCTTTAATGGCCAAAGAAGGAATAAGCGGAGACGCGAATGTGAGAGCACATTATAAAGCAATCTGCGATATCGTAGATGATAAAGTAAGTGCTGAAGTGATTTCAACAGATTTTGAAGGAATGATCAAAGAAGGCAAAGAATTGGCGAAAATCGATGATAAAATTGTCGTAAAAATCCCGATGATCAAAGACGGAGTAAAAGCAATCAAATATTTTCATTCTGAAGGTATTAGAACGAACTGTACTTTGGTATTCTCGGCAGGTCAGGCAATTCTTGCTGCAAAAGCTGGTGCATCCTATTTATCGCCATTTATTGGAAGATTAGACGATATTTCCTATGATGGCTTAGAATTGATCGAACAAATCGTTCATATCTATCAAACTTATGGATTTGCTACGGAAGTTTTGGCCGCTTCTGTGAGACACACCATGCATTTGATTAAATGTGCCGAACTAGGTGCTGACGTGGTTACTTGTCCATTGAAAGTAATTACTGGATTGTTGAAGCATCCATTAACTGACTCTGGTCTTGCTACTTTCCTTGCAGACCATGCCAAAGCTGCAGGAAAATAA
- a CDS encoding ABC transporter ATP-binding protein, producing MSKSKRGENKVTMAHVFKTIIWPRRKQLFLGLFLIIISRLSGLVLPGASKILIDDVIPSNNLDTLKWLVLGVTIAITIQAVTSYALTQILSVEAQHLISKLRAQVQRHIIQLPIRFFDNTKTGELVSRIMTDVEGVRNLVGTGFAQMIGGVLTAIISLVLLIYISPLMTLYVLVPVLIFGLISLKAFGKIRPIFRERGKINAEVTGRLTETLGGIRVIKGFNAEEQEIKSFEAGVERLFLNVKASLTATSVVTSSATFLLGLASAGIMGIGGYMIMDGQMTFGDFLAFTLYLGFMIAPIVQMSNIGSQFTEAFAGLDRTEEIMNSPLENTTGDRTIAIPKMKGNISFKDVSFAYEEGKDVLHHISFEAPAGSVTALVGTSGSGKTTIAGLAASFLNPESGIITIDDVDLQKITLDSYRSQLGVVLQDDFLFEGTIKENILFPRPNASEDQLKQAIKAAHVNEFTDRFEDGIDTLIGERGVKLSGGQRQRIAIARAILADPKILVLDEATSNLDTESESLIQASLKELMEGRTTFVIAHRLSTIRQADQILVIEQGRIAEQGKHDELIQKEGRYFQLYTYQARI from the coding sequence ATGTCGAAATCAAAGCGCGGGGAAAACAAGGTCACTATGGCCCATGTTTTTAAAACCATCATTTGGCCAAGAAGAAAACAACTTTTTCTTGGACTTTTCTTGATCATCATTAGTAGACTTTCGGGTTTGGTCTTGCCTGGAGCAAGTAAAATCCTGATTGATGATGTCATTCCTTCCAATAATCTTGACACATTAAAATGGCTTGTATTGGGAGTAACCATCGCAATTACAATTCAAGCTGTCACATCTTACGCATTGACTCAAATATTAAGTGTAGAAGCACAGCATTTGATTTCTAAATTACGAGCTCAAGTTCAGCGACATATTATCCAACTTCCAATTAGATTTTTTGATAATACAAAAACCGGAGAGCTAGTGTCTAGAATTATGACTGACGTAGAAGGTGTTCGAAATCTAGTGGGGACAGGATTTGCTCAGATGATTGGAGGAGTTTTGACTGCAATAATTTCATTAGTTCTTTTGATTTATATCAGCCCTTTGATGACGCTTTATGTATTGGTTCCTGTCTTAATATTTGGATTGATTTCCTTGAAGGCTTTCGGGAAAATCAGACCGATTTTTAGAGAGCGTGGAAAAATCAACGCTGAAGTTACAGGAAGACTCACCGAAACACTTGGAGGAATTCGAGTAATCAAAGGCTTCAATGCTGAAGAACAAGAAATCAAAAGTTTTGAAGCAGGTGTAGAAAGATTATTTTTGAATGTCAAAGCAAGTTTGACTGCTACAAGTGTGGTTACTTCATCTGCGACTTTTTTACTTGGTCTTGCTTCTGCTGGGATCATGGGAATTGGAGGATATATGATTATGGATGGACAGATGACTTTTGGTGATTTCTTAGCTTTTACACTTTACCTAGGTTTTATGATTGCTCCGATTGTTCAAATGAGTAATATTGGAAGTCAGTTTACAGAGGCCTTTGCTGGTTTGGATAGAACTGAAGAAATCATGAATTCACCTCTAGAAAATACCACAGGAGATCGGACTATTGCCATTCCAAAAATGAAAGGGAATATCAGTTTTAAAGATGTCTCTTTTGCTTATGAAGAAGGTAAAGATGTCTTGCATCACATCTCTTTCGAGGCACCAGCAGGCTCTGTGACAGCTTTAGTTGGGACTTCAGGCTCTGGAAAAACAACCATAGCAGGTTTAGCAGCATCATTTTTGAATCCAGAGTCTGGAATTATCACCATTGATGATGTTGATCTACAAAAAATAACCCTGGATAGTTATAGATCGCAACTTGGAGTTGTTCTTCAAGATGATTTTTTATTTGAGGGTACTATTAAAGAAAATATACTTTTCCCAAGACCAAATGCAAGTGAAGACCAGCTCAAACAGGCTATAAAGGCGGCACATGTGAATGAATTCACGGATAGATTTGAAGACGGAATTGATACTTTGATTGGTGAACGAGGAGTAAAACTTTCAGGAGGACAAAGACAAAGAATTGCCATCGCAAGAGCAATTTTAGCAGATCCTAAGATTCTTGTTTTGGATGAGGCTACCTCAAATTTAGATACGGAAAGTGAGTCATTGATTCAAGCAAGTTTAAAAGAATTGATGGAAGGAAGGACAACCTTTGTGATTGCACATAGACTCAGTACTATTAGACAAGCAGACCAGATTCTTGTTATCGAGCAAGGAAGAATTGCTGAACAAGGCAAGCACGATGAGTTAATTCAAAAGGAGGGGAGGTACTTCCAGCTTTACACTTATCAGGCTAGAATATAA
- a CDS encoding M23 family metallopeptidase — translation MSRIKYYYDPKTCKYERYQRSKWDTMLNALGFLSAASILAVGILIVFNLYFDSPKELILKNENKELKLYYELMEEEVNVMSQMLADLQQRDDNLYRVIFETEPIPSEIRKAGIGGSDRFKEIKEKGLKQEQLIISLKSKVEDLKRQLYVQNVSYDDISEMALNKEEYWASIPAIQPISNEELNRLASGYGNRLHPILKVRKMHTGVDFSAPKGTPIYATGDGVVKSVKTVFGGYGKHIEIDHGFGFVTRYAHMNEFKVRRGQKVKRGDLIGTVGNTGSSTAPHVHYEILKDDRYVNPVHYFFKDLDPSEYDKILEFASKENQSLS, via the coding sequence ATGAGTAGAATAAAATATTACTACGATCCAAAAACCTGTAAATACGAAAGATATCAAAGAAGCAAATGGGACACCATGCTTAACGCCCTCGGTTTCCTTTCTGCAGCGTCGATTCTTGCGGTTGGAATTTTGATTGTTTTTAACCTCTATTTTGATAGTCCAAAAGAACTTATCCTCAAAAATGAGAATAAAGAATTGAAACTCTATTATGAATTAATGGAGGAAGAAGTCAATGTGATGAGCCAAATGCTTGCAGATCTTCAGCAAAGAGATGACAACTTATACCGCGTAATTTTTGAAACAGAGCCCATTCCTTCTGAGATTAGAAAAGCAGGTATTGGAGGGTCAGACAGATTTAAGGAAATTAAAGAAAAAGGACTAAAACAAGAGCAATTGATAATTTCTCTAAAAAGCAAAGTTGAAGATTTGAAAAGACAACTTTATGTTCAAAATGTTAGCTATGATGATATTTCAGAAATGGCATTGAACAAAGAAGAATACTGGGCTTCAATTCCTGCCATCCAACCAATAAGTAATGAAGAGTTGAATAGACTTGCCTCAGGCTATGGAAATAGACTTCATCCAATCTTAAAAGTTAGAAAAATGCATACAGGCGTTGATTTTTCTGCTCCCAAAGGTACTCCAATCTATGCTACAGGAGATGGGGTAGTAAAAAGTGTAAAAACTGTTTTTGGTGGATACGGAAAGCACATAGAAATTGATCATGGATTTGGCTTTGTGACTAGATATGCGCACATGAATGAATTTAAAGTGAGAAGAGGCCAAAAAGTAAAAAGAGGTGATTTGATCGGAACAGTTGGAAATACGGGTTCTTCTACAGCTCCACATGTTCATTATGAAATATTAAAGGACGATAGATATGTCAATCCTGTTCATTATTTCTTCAAAGATCTCGATCCAAGTGAATATGATAAAATATTGGAGTTCGCCTCTAAAGAAAATCAATCTTTGTCTTAA
- the alaS gene encoding alanine--tRNA ligase, whose protein sequence is MEAKKIRSTFIEFFQSKQHQFVPSSPIVVKNDPTLMFTNAGMNQFKDYFLGNEIAKATRVANSQKCLRVSGKHNDLEEVGVDTYHHTMFEMLGNWSFGDYFKKEAIEWAWELLTEVYKLPKDRLYVSVFGGDIADGLDQDSEAFELWKNIISEDRIIFGSKKDNFWEMGDTGPCGPCSEIHVDLRSNEERSQESGFNLVNNDHPQVIEIWNLVFMQFNRIKDGSLKELPAKHVDTGMGFERLVRAIQQKSSNYDTDIFMPFIEVLEAKSGKKYGENEQLDIAMRVIVDHIRAIAFSIADGQLPSNNKAGYVIRRILRRAVRYGYTFLGFQKPFMFELMPLLATNFGEIFPEVASQQDFIAKVIQEEEASFLRTLENGLKILDQIKSDMESKSTKIIDGKTAFELYDTFGFPFDLTSLIARENGISVDEKGFAEEMEKQKTRSRSAAEQETGDWIMVADEEGVEFIGYDHLEAESQIIKYRQIKDKKGDRFQLVLDKTPFYAESGGQVGDQGWLRSESEQIKVLDTKKENDLIVHFVDKLPTDTSAIFSAKVNAEKRRLTMNNHTATHLLQSALKEVLGDHVQQKGSLVNEELLRFDFAHFSKLSDEEINAVEAIVNAKIRENIVLQEQRNVPIEEAKKQGATALFGEKYGEFVRVITFDRDFSVELCGGTHVASTGQIGLFKIISEGSISSGVRRIEAITAAAADAFMNENLALVKEIQELLKSPRDLKKAVEALIQEKNDLKKEIEGLHGQQAQVLKKELTSQVIKVEETNLLFAQVSLPSADALKKISFELKNEFPNFVAVIAAEIDGKPQIAVTISEELVSNKGLNAGNAVRELAKEIQGGGGGQPFFATAGGKNLEGLASVIEKAREMFS, encoded by the coding sequence ATGGAAGCAAAGAAAATCAGAAGTACCTTTATTGAATTTTTCCAAAGTAAACAACATCAGTTTGTTCCATCTTCCCCCATCGTAGTCAAAAATGATCCAACATTGATGTTTACAAATGCAGGGATGAATCAATTCAAGGATTATTTCTTGGGAAATGAAATTGCCAAAGCAACTCGAGTAGCTAATAGTCAGAAGTGTTTGAGAGTGTCAGGCAAGCACAATGATCTAGAAGAGGTCGGTGTAGATACTTATCACCACACGATGTTTGAGATGCTTGGAAACTGGTCTTTTGGTGATTATTTCAAAAAAGAAGCAATTGAGTGGGCTTGGGAATTACTCACTGAAGTTTATAAACTACCAAAAGATAGATTATACGTTTCTGTTTTCGGTGGAGACATAGCTGACGGATTGGATCAGGATTCTGAAGCCTTTGAATTATGGAAAAATATCATTTCTGAAGACAGAATTATTTTCGGTTCTAAGAAAGATAATTTTTGGGAGATGGGTGATACTGGGCCTTGTGGACCATGCTCTGAGATCCATGTTGATCTACGTTCAAATGAAGAAAGGTCGCAAGAAAGTGGTTTTAATCTAGTTAATAATGATCATCCTCAAGTAATTGAAATCTGGAATCTGGTTTTTATGCAATTCAATAGAATCAAAGATGGTTCTTTGAAGGAATTGCCAGCAAAACATGTAGATACGGGAATGGGATTCGAAAGATTGGTAAGAGCTATTCAGCAGAAATCTTCCAATTACGATACGGATATTTTTATGCCATTTATTGAGGTTTTAGAAGCAAAATCAGGCAAAAAATATGGTGAAAATGAACAGCTAGATATTGCCATGCGTGTGATTGTCGATCACATTAGAGCGATCGCTTTTTCAATAGCAGATGGTCAGCTGCCATCCAATAATAAGGCAGGTTATGTGATCAGAAGGATTTTAAGAAGGGCAGTTAGGTATGGATATACATTTTTAGGTTTCCAAAAGCCATTCATGTTTGAATTGATGCCTTTGTTAGCGACAAACTTCGGTGAAATATTCCCAGAAGTAGCATCCCAGCAAGATTTTATTGCTAAGGTAATTCAGGAAGAAGAAGCTTCATTTTTGAGAACTTTAGAAAATGGTTTGAAAATTCTAGATCAAATAAAGTCGGACATGGAATCGAAATCCACTAAGATTATTGATGGAAAAACTGCCTTTGAATTGTATGATACTTTTGGTTTTCCATTTGATCTAACTTCTTTGATTGCAAGAGAGAATGGTATCTCGGTAGATGAAAAGGGTTTTGCTGAAGAGATGGAAAAGCAAAAAACTAGATCTAGATCCGCAGCAGAGCAAGAGACAGGAGATTGGATTATGGTCGCTGACGAAGAAGGAGTGGAATTTATCGGTTATGATCATTTAGAAGCAGAAAGTCAAATTATCAAATACAGACAAATAAAAGATAAAAAAGGAGATCGATTTCAATTAGTATTAGATAAAACGCCATTTTATGCAGAAAGTGGAGGGCAGGTAGGAGATCAAGGTTGGCTTAGATCTGAATCAGAGCAAATCAAAGTATTGGATACAAAGAAAGAGAATGACTTGATCGTTCATTTCGTGGATAAATTACCAACAGATACATCAGCTATTTTTAGTGCTAAAGTAAATGCTGAGAAAAGAAGGTTGACGATGAATAACCATACGGCTACTCACCTTCTTCAATCTGCTTTGAAAGAAGTCTTGGGAGATCATGTTCAGCAAAAGGGGTCTTTGGTCAATGAAGAATTATTACGTTTTGATTTTGCACATTTTTCGAAATTATCAGATGAGGAAATCAATGCAGTTGAAGCCATTGTTAATGCTAAAATCAGAGAAAATATAGTACTTCAAGAACAAAGAAATGTACCGATCGAAGAAGCTAAAAAACAAGGAGCAACAGCCTTGTTTGGAGAGAAATATGGGGAGTTTGTAAGAGTGATTACATTTGATAGAGATTTTTCAGTTGAACTTTGCGGGGGGACACATGTGGCTTCAACAGGTCAGATTGGACTTTTCAAAATTATATCTGAGGGATCGATTTCTTCGGGAGTTAGGAGAATTGAGGCAATTACGGCTGCTGCTGCTGATGCATTTATGAATGAAAACCTAGCGCTCGTCAAAGAAATTCAAGAACTCTTGAAAAGTCCAAGGGATCTCAAAAAGGCAGTTGAAGCTTTAATTCAAGAAAAGAACGATCTAAAGAAAGAAATTGAAGGATTACATGGACAGCAAGCTCAAGTTTTGAAAAAAGAACTAACTTCACAAGTGATTAAGGTAGAAGAAACTAATCTTTTGTTTGCTCAGGTTAGTTTGCCATCTGCTGATGCATTGAAGAAAATTTCATTTGAGTTGAAAAATGAATTTCCTAACTTCGTAGCTGTGATAGCAGCTGAAATTGATGGAAAGCCACAAATTGCGGTGACTATTAGTGAAGAGTTAGTTTCAAATAAAGGCTTGAATGCTGGAAATGCAGTGAGAGAATTGGCTAAAGAAATACAAGGTGGGGGAGGAGGCCAACCTTTCTTTGCAACAGCAGGAGGAAAAAATCTTGAAGGATTAGCTTCTGTGATTGAAAAAGCAAGGGAAATGTTTTCTTAA
- the gatB gene encoding Asp-tRNA(Asn)/Glu-tRNA(Gln) amidotransferase subunit GatB has protein sequence MLSAELKNKYELVVGLEVHAQLLTKSKMYTTDSTEFGNLPNTHISVVTLGHPGTLPKVNKNAVEFAVKMGIACNSDITRRNIFARKNYFYPDLPKGYQITQDKNPICVGGEVPLTMPDGSKKSVTLTRIHMEEDAGKSMHLAGEVDTLVDYNRAGVPLIEIVSEPDIRSSEEAYAFLVEIKKLVRYLDICDGNMEEGSLRCDANISVRVRGAAEYGKKVEVKNMNSFRNVARAIEHEYERQIHLIEANEEIISETRTFDATTGTTASMRTKEDLNDYRYFPEPDLSPVVVSEEWLEGIRKEMPELPRELHHKFVSVYGLPEYDAGVLTDSKEIALYFNELCESTANYKAASNWMMGPVKSYLNELTLHISDFPISPKRLADLIAIVDDGKVNFSVASQKIYPEMLKSKDKSPLEIAQQMNLIQESDEGSLKPIIEKVIAENAAKVEEYKSGKKGLMGMFMGQVMKQSHGKADPKVATKLLTELLEN, from the coding sequence ATGCTTTCAGCTGAATTAAAAAATAAATATGAATTGGTTGTGGGTTTGGAAGTCCATGCACAATTGCTTACCAAAAGCAAAATGTACACAACTGATTCTACCGAGTTCGGAAATCTGCCAAATACCCATATCTCAGTGGTGACGCTAGGTCACCCGGGCACTTTGCCAAAAGTGAACAAAAATGCCGTAGAATTTGCTGTAAAGATGGGAATTGCTTGTAATTCTGATATTACAAGAAGAAATATCTTTGCAAGAAAAAATTACTTTTATCCAGACCTTCCAAAAGGTTATCAAATCACCCAAGACAAAAATCCAATCTGTGTAGGAGGTGAGGTTCCATTGACCATGCCTGATGGCTCTAAAAAATCTGTTACCTTAACTAGGATTCACATGGAAGAAGATGCAGGTAAATCCATGCACCTTGCAGGTGAAGTAGATACTCTGGTAGATTACAATAGGGCTGGGGTGCCTTTGATAGAGATTGTTTCGGAGCCGGATATCAGGTCATCTGAAGAGGCTTATGCATTTCTTGTAGAGATTAAGAAATTGGTTAGATACTTAGATATTTGTGATGGAAATATGGAAGAGGGCTCACTTCGTTGTGATGCCAATATCTCAGTCAGAGTTCGTGGTGCTGCTGAATATGGAAAAAAGGTCGAAGTGAAAAATATGAATTCATTCAGAAACGTGGCCAGAGCAATCGAGCACGAATATGAAAGGCAAATTCATTTGATCGAAGCAAATGAAGAAATCATATCTGAGACTAGGACATTTGATGCGACAACAGGAACTACAGCATCTATGCGTACAAAAGAAGACTTGAATGATTACAGGTATTTCCCAGAGCCAGATTTGAGTCCTGTAGTTGTTTCGGAAGAATGGCTTGAGGGCATAAGAAAAGAAATGCCTGAACTCCCAAGAGAATTGCATCACAAATTTGTGTCTGTCTACGGTCTTCCTGAATATGATGCAGGAGTATTGACTGATTCGAAAGAAATAGCTCTTTATTTCAATGAATTATGTGAGTCCACAGCAAATTATAAAGCGGCATCCAATTGGATGATGGGTCCTGTGAAATCCTATTTAAATGAGTTGACTCTGCACATTTCTGATTTTCCAATTTCTCCCAAGCGACTAGCAGATTTGATTGCTATTGTGGATGATGGAAAAGTAAACTTCTCAGTAGCTTCTCAGAAAATATATCCTGAGATGTTAAAAAGTAAAGACAAGAGTCCACTAGAAATTGCGCAACAAATGAATCTGATTCAAGAGAGTGATGAGGGTTCTTTGAAGCCAATCATTGAAAAGGTGATTGCTGAAAATGCTGCAAAAGTCGAAGAATATAAATCAGGAAAAAAAGGCTTGATGGGCATGTTTATGGGGCAAGTAATGAAACAGTCACATGGCAAAGCTGATCCAAAAGTAGCTACCAAATTACTCACTGAATTATTAGAAAATTAA